In Mangrovivirga cuniculi, the following proteins share a genomic window:
- the treF gene encoding alpha,alpha-trehalase TreF produces the protein MDSSFFSTQLFEDVQMAAVYPDSKTFADAIPLNPIPTILDIYEENKNDENFNLKSFVADNFKSPDKPASGFVSDTSLSVNEHITKLWPVLTREEENQPEAGSLIPLPYDYVVPGGRFGEIYYWDSYFTMLGLVADQKESTVRNMVNNFSYLLNNQGFIPNGNRTYFLGRSQPPFYSLMVRLVHENYGDSISKYLPQLLKEYNYWTKGSSALINVGERYRSPVKIADGLILNRYFDTKTGPRPESFKEDVYLMKQSGREAKDLYADVRAACASGWDFSSRWFADRETMATIETSKIVPVDLNALLFHLELMISKGFDELENGDRAEEYAEKAEIRKDAIREYFWDEKQQIFSDYHIDSGTVTGKKTLAMAFPLYFEIATPDQAEKVKNVLMSEFLKEGGFTTTLVNSGEQWDAPNGWAPLQWITIQGLKNYGFHAEANEAKKRWINRNKEVFKRTGKMVEKYVVTGQVEEAGGGEYPLQDGFGWSNGVYKALTTQE, from the coding sequence ATGGATAGTAGCTTTTTTTCGACACAGCTTTTTGAAGATGTTCAAATGGCTGCTGTTTATCCTGACTCTAAAACCTTTGCGGATGCAATTCCTTTGAATCCAATTCCTACTATTCTTGATATTTACGAAGAAAATAAGAATGATGAGAATTTTAATTTGAAGTCTTTTGTTGCTGACAACTTTAAATCTCCCGACAAGCCTGCTTCAGGATTTGTTTCTGATACATCACTAAGTGTAAATGAACACATTACCAAACTCTGGCCGGTACTTACCAGAGAAGAAGAAAACCAACCGGAAGCAGGTTCATTAATCCCCCTGCCCTATGATTATGTAGTTCCCGGAGGAAGGTTCGGGGAGATCTATTACTGGGACTCTTATTTTACCATGCTCGGTCTTGTAGCAGACCAGAAGGAAAGCACAGTCCGAAATATGGTAAACAATTTTAGCTATCTCTTAAATAACCAGGGGTTTATTCCAAATGGAAACAGAACATACTTTCTTGGTAGAAGTCAACCACCATTTTACTCTTTAATGGTCAGGCTGGTTCATGAAAATTACGGTGATAGTATCTCCAAATACCTTCCTCAGCTTTTAAAAGAATATAATTACTGGACCAAGGGCTCATCTGCTTTGATAAATGTGGGTGAACGGTACAGATCGCCCGTAAAAATCGCTGATGGCCTTATATTAAACAGGTATTTTGATACGAAAACCGGTCCACGACCTGAATCTTTTAAAGAAGATGTATATCTGATGAAACAATCAGGCAGAGAGGCTAAAGATCTTTACGCGGATGTCCGTGCGGCATGTGCATCGGGATGGGATTTCAGTAGTCGTTGGTTTGCTGATAGAGAAACTATGGCAACCATTGAAACGAGCAAAATAGTTCCTGTTGACCTGAATGCTTTACTCTTTCATCTTGAGCTGATGATCAGTAAAGGATTTGATGAATTAGAAAATGGAGATAGAGCAGAGGAATATGCTGAGAAAGCCGAAATCAGAAAAGATGCAATAAGGGAATACTTCTGGGATGAGAAACAGCAAATCTTTTCCGATTACCATATAGACAGTGGTACAGTTACCGGCAAGAAGACCCTAGCCATGGCGTTTCCACTTTACTTCGAAATAGCCACTCCCGACCAGGCTGAAAAGGTGAAAAACGTATTGATGAGTGAATTTTTAAAAGAAGGAGGATTTACTACTACCTTGGTAAACAGCGGCGAACAATGGGATGCACCAAATGGCTGGGCTCCTCTGCAATGGATAACGATACAAGGATTGAAGAACTATGGCTTTCATGCGGAAGCTAATGAGGCGAAAAAGCGATGGATAAATCGAAATAAGGAAGTATTTAAGAGAACCGGCAAGATGGTGGAGAAATATGTCGTTACCGGCCAAGTCGAAGAAGCCGGTGGTGGTGAATATCCCTTACAGGATGGTTTTGGATGGTCTAATGGAGTTTATAAGGCTTTAACGACTCAGGAATGA